The DNA segment TCGCGTCTCCAGCCCATAGCAGTCCGGATTACAGGTACAGGCGGCAGGGACTGGTGGGTGGGGAAACCTAGACATAGGTTCTGGCCAGGGTTTCCCACTCATGCCTCCATGGTGGAAAAGCTCAGCAGACTCTGACTTCATGCAGTCTCACCTCACTGGACTCTTGGAGCAGGTCCAGGCCTCCAAAAGAATTCCTGCTGAGAAAGTTtcaatatgtatgtacatacactcTTACTCAGCTCGAGACGGTCCCCTCGGGCCCACAACCTGGACCGTGCATGTGTCTGGCTATCTGGTAGAAACGTCTCCCACTTCCTGTCCAGTCTCATTCAGGGTAGTCGAGGGCCATTGGGGGCCTTACAGAGGGAGGGGAGCAGGTTCCACAATACAGAGCtgactcccttcctctctcccctgcaCCTCCACCTCTGCCTCAGTCAATGGTTAACTTGGCCAACTCAGAAGGAGCTGGGCAAAACCCTTGAGAAAGTGCTCCAGTGGGGGTGATGAGACCTGTCTCGGGTGCGTATGAGTATGTCCTGGTGCTAGCCTCCCAAGGCAGGAGGTGGCCAATTGTCTCATAAAGGCCTTTCATGAGCCCTGGAGCTACACAAACAGCAGTTTGGAGCTGGCATCCTTGGGGCCTGATTTCCCTTATCCCACGATTGCAAGGCCTAGGGCAAGGGCCTAGCCCTGAACCTGGCATCTCTGAGCTGTGTGTTAGCATTAGCAGCTCTCACCACATGCAAGATCTGTGTTTCCAGCACCAGGTGCCCCcgcccccaacccctaccccccacccccatccctggcTTTCCACTATCACTCATGGGCATGTGGCTAGAAACATTTTACTCTTTACAACTCTGGAGATCTGGGGCACTTACACACCATGGCGcttcttggttggttggttagctagctaggtttggtttggtttgaaccCAGGATCACACTCTGGAGGCCAGGCGGAACTCAAACTTATTAGGTAaatcaggctgactttgaactcactggTCTCTTGCCTaagagattacaagtgtgtaccaccagaCCTGACTTATAACAACATGTTCTTTgtctttagtctctctctctctctctctctctctctctctctctctctccctctctctcgttttttagagacagagtttctctgcgtagccctggctgtcctggaactctctctgtagaccaggctggcctcgaactcagagagccaccagcctctgcctcattcctgagtgctgggatggatGGACTACACCTCTGCTGCCCTGGCAGACAAGTTCTTTACGTGGTCCTAACTGTTCTGGAGTTCTGTATGTGGAGCAAGCTGAACTTCAACTCCGAGATCCTGCTGTCTCTGCCCCctgagagctaggattaaaggagggTGCCACCAGCCCAGGCAGATTTTATACTGTCTTCTGTGGGGACTAATGGCTCTTGGAGCTGAGTTATTATGAAAAACAAAGAGTAATCCATAAATTTATGTTTTTCCAATTCAGATTTGCATAGGTTAGGCTTGCCTCCAGGGACAAACACTTTTGTTCAAGTGTTTAAGTGTCCTGGGCAGAGAGGACAAACAAAGGCCAGCAAAGAGCATCCTCAAGAGTTCAGGGTATTGTctggatggtggtggcacatgcttttaatcccagcatcaggaaggcagaggatctccgtgagttcgagtccagcctgataaaatcaagttccaggacagccagggatattctattatacagagaaaccctgtgtcagagAGGGGGccggggggagggaggggaagagggaggaagggagggagagagagagagagtgagtgtgtgtgtgtgtgtgtgtgtgtgtgtgttcagggtaCAAGTCCAGGTCGCAGGGCACCAAGGAAGGCACCAAACTGTTCTCATTTACCATCTTCTAGTCAGTTCCTTGTGACCTGCGTCTCCCTCTACTTGAAGGAGAGGTAGGCTCTGGGAATGCCATCTTGATATGCAGTACAAGTTGTTTAAATGGTTACATTTCAACTGCCATGGGCTGAAGTCCGTTTCCCAATGTAGGGCTAGGAGATCAGGTGCTTAGAGTAGATACAGGAACTGGACCAGCCATCCCTCCATTCTCCAAGCCTCTGGCAGCTTCCAGATGGGCAGTGCTAGGTGGGCCGTGCTGGGTTGGCAAGGCAGCCACTGAGTGGCCCTCTCGCCCTCCTCCCTTGCCCTCCCACAGCTCCTTCCAGTAACCCACTTTGGAACACCAAGTCCTGTGCAAGGCTGTGCTAAGCCCAGGCGAGGCACGCTGCCAAGACAAACCTCTCAGGCTGTCCCTTGGTGCTCTCAGCTCTTCAGGCGCCTGGAAGTACCGTCCAGCCCTCTTCCCCGCTCCCCCATGCTCTAAGTAGGAGATCTCTTTTGAGCTTCTGTCACTTGAGCCCAGCTGAAGGGGTAGAGTGGGCAGTGGGCGTCTGCTTCCTGGATAAAGTAATAGGAGAGCCTCGGGGCtggggggggcagtgtgcagaGGGGCAGGAGACACCACAGGGACAGCAGCAAGAGGTGTTCAGCTTGTTTCAGCCTAGGCcaatgtcttcctttttttttttttttttttttttcctgaatttgaTGTGCTCTCCTCACCCCAAATACTCGTATGCATTATGGGAATTATGGAAACAGAGCGCCAGAAGGGCAGAAAGCAGTACCCTATATTTCttcttcattaaaaacaaacaaaaagggatggagagatggctcagcggttaagagcactgactgctcttccagaggtcctgagttcaattcccagcaaccacatggtggctcacaaccatctgtaatcggaTTTGATGCTTCTTCTGGTGTggatatagataaaataaaaataaatctttaaaaacaaacaaacaggggttggggatttagctcagtggtagagcgcttgcctagcaagcgcaaggccctgggttcggtccccagctccgaaaaaaagaaaaagaaaaacaaacaaacaaacaaacaaacaaacaaaaaaaaacacctacTATTCAATTTGCACCTTTCTTTCTGGTGATTTTATAAAAGGCATTGAAGACCATTAGGACTGGGGGATTTGGGCTGCAGAGACATTTCctcagttaagggcactggctgctctcttccagaggacccgggttcgattcccagtacctacatggcaaaagctcTATAACTTAGCTATGCCCCCTGGATTTTTCCATCATcaacttttagaaaaaaatacatttccgttttggtttttgtttgagacagagtctcacttcaCAGCCTGGGCTGTTGGTCTAGAACTCACCATTATGAGACCTCCTTCCTAGAATTAGCCTAGTGCAGGCCTAGGTTCATAAGACCAGGCTGCTAACCTCTCCGGGCACGGAGCTGCCTTCCCTTATGTCAGTCACCTCTCTTGTAGAGGTTAGTTCCTCCAGGCGTCCGCCCCCTCTGCCTGTCTTCCATGCTGCAGACATTAGCAATGCCAGAGAGCTTCGTTCCCAGGCTGTCCTGTGGCTCATAAGCACAGGACAGGATAATTTGTGGGAATTAATAAAAGACGAGGCCTGGGTAGAGATTTCTCCAGGTCTGGACACATGGCTCATGAGTAGAGAAGCTTGGATTTCAACCCCCGGTCCCACCTTAGCCGTACAGTACAATCCATGAGGGTAGCATCTCACAGGCCCCACCACTGCCTTGTGAATCTTTACCTCTCTTCAGTCACCTGTGCTATGGCAGCCTGGTGGTGCACCAACGATTATCCCACCTCCTAAGTTTTGCTCTGTAAAGCAGGTCTACCTGTGTAGACGGGCAGTGGTGGTCAGGCTGAATGTCAGGGTTGCATGGGATGGATAAACacactgagacctagagacggAACTTGGCTAGACGTCAAGAGCCCAGGATTTCCCAGTGCTAAATGGCAGCAGCCCTCTCCTCAGGAAAGACTTGGTCATTACTGTTGGGAATGACGAATGGCTGGAACTATACcaaattctatttcattttgttatGCTTTTTATGCCCGTGTGACCTGTCAACGGTCTGCCAACACTGGGCAGTGGCGGGAAGGACTTGGTCATGGTGGCAAAGACCAGAATAAGTGTGGCTAGGCAAGGGGTTTCTCTAACCTGTATACTTGGAAGGACTTCAAAGCTCTCTCTGCTGCTTCGTGAGGCCATGGGGTAGGGTTATCTCATTGTCCCTCTGCCTAGCTCAGTGTCTTTTCTGTTCATGGCTGCTTTGAAAGCTCTTTTTCCAGCCCTTCTGTCCTACCTtcaatacattttctttctttcttttttttttttcggaactggggaccgaacccagggccttgcgcttgttaggcaagcgctctaccactgagctaaatccccaaccccatattttcaatagttttactttttttttttttttggacaggccttcactatgtagcccaggctggcctccatccAGTTCACAACCCTTCCAGCTCAGCCTctgtgctgggatcataggcgtTAACCAGCAATCCTGCCTCTATCTCTTAAAATATCCAGTAACTAGGAATGAGCCTAGACAGGGCTGGGCTATTTCCACCTACTGAGTTTGTCTCTCCCATATTTGGTCCAACAGAAAGCTCCGCCTTGGGTTTAGGAACCGCCATGACTGAGGTTGGTTGGTGGAAGCTGACCTtcctccggaaaaaaaaatccactcccAAAGTGCTCTACGAAATCCCCGACACCTATGCTCAAACAGAGGGAGGTGCAGAGCCCACAGGACCTGATGCAGGAGATCCTCACAGCGACTTTAACAGCCGCCTGGAGAAGATTGTGGACAAGAACACCAAAGGCAAGCATGTCAAAGTCTCCAACTCAGGCCgcttcaaagagaaaaaaagagtccGGGCCATGTTGGCAGAGAACCCCACCCTCTTTGATGACAGGGAGAACAAAGGACAATGAAGGCAGCGGAAGAAGACAATAGTGCCGCCCTGCTCCCTGCCACTGGtggggtctgaggcaggagcTTGCCACGCTGGCCTCTTTGGTCACAGCCACGGTGGTGGTTGATCCCTGCTGGCAGGAACACCC comes from the Rattus norvegicus strain BN/NHsdMcwi chromosome 10, GRCr8, whole genome shotgun sequence genome and includes:
- the Prr15l gene encoding proline-rich protein 15-like protein, with the protein product MTEVGWWKLTFLRKKKSTPKVLYEIPDTYAQTEGGAEPTGPDAGDPHSDFNSRLEKIVDKNTKGKHVKVSNSGRFKEKKRVRAMLAENPTLFDDRENKGQ